One Ricinus communis isolate WT05 ecotype wild-type chromosome 1, ASM1957865v1, whole genome shotgun sequence DNA window includes the following coding sequences:
- the LOC8265881 gene encoding acyl transferase 4 — MAFSVTRTSRGLVAPFEQTPSATLDLSIIDRLPVLRCNARTLHVFRHGPEAARVIREALSKALVPYYPLAGRLKESSQGHLQIECSGEGVWLVEASASCNLDSVDYFDSVESIPCDELLPDYVPETPGIEPLVQMQVTQFACEGFVIGLIFCHSICDGLGAAQFLNAVGELARGLEHLSISPVWCRDFSPPPSQQANITKLPILPPPMPSYRLEHANIDISMDQISQLKKQYFESTGRICSSFEVVAATFWRQRTVAINFKPSTEVKLVFFANCRQVLDPPLPKGFYGNCFFPVTITASTESLAQASDIEVVKLIQESKAKLPIEFGNYIKGEYLKDGEDPFAPPLVYTTLFISEWGRLGFNQVDYGWGPPVHIVPIQGSSIIPVGIVGSLPLPRKGICLMTWCVEEVHRQEFIHQMMKST, encoded by the exons ATGGCTTTCTCCGTAACAAGAACAAGTAGAGGACTAGTTGCGCCATTTGAGCAGACACCATCTGCAACTCTTGACCTCTCAATCATTGACAGATTGCCTGTCTTAAGGTGCAATGCCAGGACGCTGCACGTGTTCAGACATGGCCCTGAAGCAGCAAGAGTCATAAGAGAAGCCTTGTCGAAAGCACTGGTTCCTTATTACCCTCTTGCAGGTAGACTTAAGGAGTCTAGCCAGGGTCACCTTCAGATTGAATGTTCTGGAGAAGGTGTATGGCTTGTCGAGGCATCTGCTAGTTGTAATCTTGATTCTGTTGATTACTTTGATAGTGTTGAATCAATACCTTGTGATGAGCTTCTTCCTGATTACGTTCCTGAAACTCCTGGCATTGAGCCACTTGTCCAGATGCAG GTTACACAATTTGCATGTGAAGGTTTTGTGATCGGACTCATATTCTGCCACAGCATTTGCGATGGCTTAGGGGCTGCACAATTCTTGAATGCAGTTGGGGAGCTAGCTAGAGGTCTTGAGCATCTCAGTATTTCACCAGTTTGGTGTAGGGACTTTTCTCCACCACCATCTCAACAAGCAAACATTACCAAGCTACCTATATTGCCACCACCAATGCCCAGTTACAGGCTTGAGCATGCTAATATAGACATTTCGATGGATCAAATTAGTCAGCTCAAAAAACAGTATTTTGAGTCAACGGGGAGAATTTGCTCCTCGTTCGAAGTTGTAGCTGCTACATTTTGGAGACAACGAACAGTAGCAATAAACTTCAAGCCAAGCACAGAAGTCAAGCTTGTTTTCTTCGCGAATTGTCGCCAAGTTCTAGACCCTCCATTGCCTAAAGGATTCTACGGCAACTGTTTCTTCCCAGTAACAATCACAGCTTCAACTGAGTCACTGGCACAGGCATCAGACATTGAAGTGGTGAAACTCATACAAGAATCAAAGGCCAAGTTACCAATAGAATTTGGCAATTATATAAAGGGTGAGTATTTAAAGGACGGTGAGGACCCTTTTGCACCACCTCTAGTTTACACCACACTGTTCATCTCAGAATGGGGCAGGTTGGGATTCAACCAGGTGGATTACGGTTGGGGTCCTCCTGTGCATATTGTCCCGATTCAAGGGTCTAGCATCATACCTGTTGGCATTGTAGGATCATTGCCATTGCCCAGGAAAGGCATATGTTTGATGACTTGGTGCGTTGAGGAAGTCCATCGTCAGGAATTCATTCATCAGATGATGAAATCAACTTGA